The Candidatus Saccharibacteria bacterium genome has a segment encoding these proteins:
- a CDS encoding lycopene cyclase domain-containing protein, translated as MTEFPSYGYLIILLISLFGTITLDKRFKRALFKDFKAAAIAMSATVFMLLIADIIGIELGIFFTNTDYTTGINLLTPDLPVEELLLLALISHSTLLVFNTVDTNG; from the coding sequence ATGACCGAATTTCCATCGTACGGCTACCTGATTATATTACTTATATCATTATTCGGAACGATCACGCTTGATAAACGATTTAAGCGAGCGTTATTTAAAGATTTTAAAGCTGCTGCCATAGCAATGAGCGCTACAGTTTTTATGCTGCTGATAGCCGATATCATTGGTATTGAATTGGGTATATTTTTCACGAATACTGACTACACCACTGGCATTAACTTGCTTACGCCAGACCTGCCAGTAGAAGAACTACTGTTGCTTGCGTTAATTTCTCACAGCACATTATTGGTTTTCAATACGGTCGATACAAATGGCTGA
- a CDS encoding cation transporter: MPYSNLSDLPDQVKDNLPHHAQEIYKEAYNSALEQYDDEQRSHQTAWAAVKNKYHKNQDGEWVEDSD, encoded by the coding sequence ATGCCGTATAGCAACCTCTCTGATCTACCAGACCAAGTAAAAGACAATCTGCCTCACCACGCTCAAGAAATCTACAAAGAAGCCTATAACAGCGCGCTTGAGCAGTACGACGATGAGCAGCGCTCACATCAAACCGCGTGGGCGGCGGTTAAAAACAAGTATCACAAAAATCAGGATGGTGAGTGGGTGGAAGATTCGGATTAA
- the typA gene encoding translational GTPase TypA, producing MQKKQIRNVAIVAHVDHGKTTLVDALLKQSQTFRDNQAEMSQELIMDSGDQEKERGITITAKVTAVEYGDVHINIIDTPGHADFGGEVERTLHMADGCLLIVDAQEGPMPQTKFVLKKAFEANLKPIVVINKIDKPAARIEFVENAVADLFLELATDDSQLHYPVYYAVGRDGKVWETRPDSLQADGDIMPLFNAIINHVPEPKTNDGDFQLLATTLQWDSYEGKYVVGKVERGTITPATSVKLVTPDGVVATQKVEKIYGFKGLGKTEVESASTGDIVALSGVKDAQIGQTIAAGENPEALPSIELEPPTLSMYLGPNTSPLKGKEGEFTTSRQIGERLQKELETNIGLKVNPEGIGFILQGRGELHLSVLIETMRREGFEMEIGRPQVVFQEKDGQTLEPFEEVTIEIPIEHAGVIQNEFGKRRGEMLEQSNTDSGDVLLRYRIATRNLLGARSSLITATKGTLIMHSLMSGYEPKTTGISQQRNGVLIAHEGGKTTPYALQNAEARGTLIVKPGVQVYAGQIVGLTSQRDDLEFNVTKEKHLTNMRSSGSDGTVQLTPATELSLEQCIDFLEDDELLEVTPNSLRLRKRELDKNQRKKKN from the coding sequence ATGCAGAAGAAACAAATTAGAAACGTAGCAATCGTAGCCCATGTGGATCATGGTAAAACTACGCTGGTTGATGCGTTATTGAAGCAATCACAAACCTTCCGCGATAACCAAGCTGAAATGAGCCAAGAGCTGATTATGGACAGTGGCGACCAAGAAAAAGAACGCGGTATCACCATCACCGCTAAAGTGACGGCTGTTGAGTACGGCGACGTCCACATAAACATCATCGACACCCCCGGTCACGCTGATTTTGGTGGAGAAGTCGAACGCACATTGCACATGGCAGATGGTTGTTTGCTAATTGTAGATGCGCAAGAAGGGCCGATGCCGCAGACTAAATTTGTACTTAAAAAGGCATTTGAGGCAAACCTCAAACCAATTGTCGTCATTAACAAAATCGACAAACCAGCTGCTCGCATAGAGTTTGTCGAAAACGCAGTAGCTGACCTGTTTTTAGAGCTAGCAACCGACGATAGTCAACTTCACTACCCGGTCTATTATGCCGTTGGACGTGACGGTAAGGTTTGGGAAACTAGACCAGATTCATTGCAAGCTGACGGAGACATTATGCCGTTATTTAACGCAATAATTAACCATGTTCCGGAGCCAAAAACCAATGATGGTGATTTTCAGCTACTCGCAACAACCTTGCAGTGGGACTCTTACGAAGGAAAGTACGTCGTAGGTAAAGTAGAGCGCGGCACAATTACGCCAGCCACGTCAGTCAAATTAGTAACACCAGACGGGGTGGTCGCAACTCAAAAAGTAGAAAAAATTTACGGCTTTAAAGGTTTAGGCAAAACTGAGGTAGAATCTGCCTCTACAGGAGACATTGTTGCGCTGAGTGGAGTAAAAGACGCTCAGATCGGTCAAACAATAGCTGCCGGCGAAAACCCAGAGGCACTACCGTCTATTGAGCTCGAACCGCCAACGCTCAGCATGTACCTTGGCCCTAATACCTCTCCCCTTAAAGGTAAAGAAGGCGAATTTACAACCAGCCGCCAAATTGGTGAACGCCTGCAAAAAGAGCTTGAAACTAACATAGGTCTTAAAGTTAACCCCGAAGGCATTGGCTTTATTTTGCAAGGCCGCGGTGAACTACACTTGAGTGTATTGATTGAAACCATGCGACGCGAAGGTTTTGAAATGGAAATTGGCCGGCCACAGGTAGTGTTCCAGGAAAAAGATGGCCAAACACTCGAACCATTCGAAGAAGTAACGATCGAAATACCAATAGAACATGCTGGAGTTATTCAAAACGAATTCGGTAAGCGACGCGGCGAAATGCTAGAACAATCAAACACCGACAGCGGGGATGTTCTGCTGCGCTATCGTATAGCTACCAGAAACTTACTTGGTGCAAGAAGCTCTTTAATTACCGCAACAAAAGGCACGTTAATAATGCACAGTTTAATGAGCGGCTACGAACCAAAAACAACAGGCATCAGCCAGCAACGAAACGGCGTGCTTATAGCCCATGAAGGCGGCAAGACAACTCCGTACGCGCTGCAAAACGCCGAGGCCCGCGGAACGTTAATTGTTAAGCCAGGCGTGCAAGTGTACGCCGGGCAAATCGTTGGTTTGACCTCACAACGCGACGATCTAGAATTTAATGTCACCAAAGAAAAACACCTTACGAACATGCGAAGCTCGGGCAGCGACGGAACCGTACAACTTACACCAGCTACCGAGTTAAGTTTGGAGCAATGTATAGACTTTTTAGAGGACGACGAGTTGCTTGAAGTAACTCCAAATTCACTACGCCTGCGAAAACGTGAACTAGATAAGAACCAACGAAAAAAGAAAAACTGA
- a CDS encoding GlsB/YeaQ/YmgE family stress response membrane protein has protein sequence MSILLWIIFGALAGWIASMIANTNEQMGALANIGVGIVGAILGGWIISLLGGTSVTGFNIWSLIVAVLGSVLFLSIIKTVSTNS, from the coding sequence ATGTCAATTTTATTATGGATTATTTTCGGAGCATTAGCCGGTTGGATTGCTTCAATGATAGCTAATACTAACGAGCAGATGGGTGCTCTAGCCAATATAGGTGTGGGTATTGTCGGTGCGATACTTGGTGGATGGATTATATCCCTGCTGGGAGGAACAAGTGTAACTGGCTTTAATATCTGGAGCCTAATTGTTGCAGTACTTGGGTCAGTACTATTTTTATCAATTATCAAAACCGTCTCAACTAACAGCTAA
- a CDS encoding Crp/Fnr family transcriptional regulator, translating to MSVRRLTMISEIFENNGSVRQYSAHQIIIFQSSELIESFYIKSGYVIVYDIAPKGEKKILMILKPGDVFPLIWSMKEHYKARYFYEAYTDCEIAVLRTEKLIEQTKANLEFSNYMLEMSVETIKELMLRLQSLESTSSTHKVGEVFRYLYRVHSEKNGKWRRVTPPVTHQTIAEMSALARETVSLQTKVLIDAGAVKYEKQHYHIQAKVLNANLADEEIS from the coding sequence ATGAGTGTGAGGAGACTAACAATGATCAGTGAAATTTTCGAAAATAATGGCTCTGTTCGGCAGTATTCAGCGCATCAAATTATAATTTTTCAGTCCTCTGAACTTATTGAATCGTTCTATATAAAGTCAGGTTATGTGATTGTGTATGATATTGCACCAAAGGGCGAGAAAAAGATTTTAATGATCCTTAAGCCTGGTGATGTATTCCCGCTCATATGGTCAATGAAAGAGCACTACAAGGCTCGCTATTTTTATGAGGCCTATACTGACTGCGAAATTGCCGTACTACGAACAGAAAAGTTAATAGAACAAACAAAAGCTAATTTAGAATTTTCTAACTACATGTTAGAAATGAGTGTTGAGACAATAAAAGAGTTAATGCTGCGACTGCAAAGCTTAGAAAGTACCAGTTCAACCCACAAAGTTGGCGAGGTATTCCGCTACCTATACCGAGTGCATTCCGAAAAAAATGGTAAATGGCGCCGCGTGACACCACCAGTAACGCACCAAACTATTGCAGAAATGTCAGCCTTAGCCCGCGAAACCGTTAGCTTGCAAACAAAAGTATTAATTGACGCAGGTGCGGTTAAATACGAAAAGCAACACTACCATATTCAAGCTAAAGTGCTGAATGCTAACCTTGCTGACGAGGAAATTTCTTAG
- a CDS encoding glycosyltransferase family 1 protein, with translation MSKKLKIGFVFDDSLDRTDGIQQYIKTVGRWLLAHGHDVKFLVGETKHGPFPDRTYSLSKNFKVTGNGNSLSIPLPASSKQIKEVLAAEKFDVLHVQAPYNPLLAGKVLKHADSSTKKVGTFHIDADQWFTKAGARVMGFLQNKSLRQFDSFVSVSKAAQRFAHNNYSVSTEILPNVIQFAKANTSANKSRHSLVFLGRLVERKGCRHLLEAVALLEKKYMLTICGDGPQRKSLEALVDGLGLRDRVTFLGRVSEEEKYNQLAKAELAVFPSLHGESFGIVLLEAMSVGTVTLGGDNPGYRTVLEDQAEHLLVDPTNTTELAARITTLVEDDSLHQKLLQWQHDHVRKFDIEVVGPKLVELYSS, from the coding sequence ATGAGTAAAAAACTAAAAATAGGGTTTGTGTTTGACGACAGCCTAGACCGCACCGATGGCATTCAGCAGTATATTAAAACTGTTGGGCGCTGGTTGCTCGCACACGGGCATGATGTGAAGTTTTTGGTAGGAGAAACCAAGCACGGGCCTTTTCCAGACCGCACGTACTCGTTAAGCAAAAATTTTAAAGTAACTGGAAACGGCAATTCATTGAGTATTCCGCTTCCAGCCAGCTCTAAGCAAATAAAAGAAGTGTTAGCGGCCGAAAAATTTGATGTGCTGCATGTGCAAGCACCGTACAACCCATTGCTTGCAGGCAAAGTACTTAAACACGCTGATTCCTCAACAAAAAAAGTTGGCACATTTCATATAGATGCTGACCAATGGTTTACCAAAGCAGGGGCTCGAGTAATGGGATTTTTGCAAAATAAGTCTCTTCGACAATTTGATTCTTTTGTAAGTGTATCGAAAGCCGCCCAACGATTTGCCCACAATAATTACAGCGTATCAACTGAAATTCTACCGAATGTAATTCAGTTTGCTAAAGCGAATACTTCAGCAAACAAAAGTAGACATAGCCTGGTTTTCCTCGGCCGACTAGTTGAACGTAAAGGCTGTCGCCACCTACTTGAAGCGGTAGCTCTACTGGAAAAGAAATACATGCTAACTATCTGTGGTGATGGACCGCAGCGAAAATCACTTGAAGCGCTCGTAGACGGCTTAGGCTTGCGCGACAGAGTCACTTTTTTGGGTAGAGTCAGTGAAGAGGAGAAGTACAACCAACTTGCTAAGGCTGAACTGGCTGTCTTTCCATCACTACACGGCGAAAGTTTTGGCATTGTGCTTTTAGAAGCTATGTCAGTTGGCACGGTTACGCTGGGTGGAGATAACCCCGGCTACAGAACTGTTTTAGAAGATCAGGCTGAACATCTGTTGGTAGACCCCACCAACACCACAGAGCTCGCTGCTCGTATTACCACGCTTGTAGAGGATGATTCATTACATCAAAAGCTGCTGCAGTGGCAGCACGACCATGTGCGAAAATTCGATATTGAGGTCGTCGGTCCGAAATTAGTTGAACTGTATTCTTCGTAA
- a CDS encoding methionine adenosyltransferase (catalyzes the formation of S-adenosylmethionine from methionine and ATP; methionine adenosyltransferase), whose translation MSTNYKSAESVSPKHPDKLCDRVSDKILDAYLRDDPNARVAVESAGGHGKLFVFGEVTSTADIDIEETARTIVGHSIEVETRIVAQSPEIAQGVDTGGAGDQGIMVGYASSETEELLPLEVVLSRQLNQYLYSQWEFDGKTQITLRDNSIESVVASFQNAASAELTDAVQTWLSTQQLAESDKKTTLHINPAGDWHMGGFDADTGLTGRKLVVDNYGPRIPIGGGCFSGKDPSKVDRSAAYMARKIARDTLKKQNAKEVFCYLAYAIGYDQPLEAIVIVDGKQKLVSGYDLSPNGIISSLDLRKPQYATTAEYGHFGHKDFAWEQ comes from the coding sequence ATGTCAACAAATTACAAAAGCGCAGAAAGCGTGTCGCCTAAACACCCCGACAAACTATGCGACCGAGTGTCGGACAAGATTCTAGATGCCTATCTGCGCGACGACCCAAACGCTCGTGTAGCTGTAGAATCTGCAGGCGGGCACGGTAAGCTGTTTGTATTTGGTGAAGTTACATCAACTGCCGATATAGACATAGAGGAGACTGCTCGGACCATTGTTGGACACAGTATAGAAGTTGAAACCAGAATCGTCGCTCAAAGCCCAGAAATTGCCCAAGGTGTCGATACAGGTGGAGCCGGCGACCAAGGAATAATGGTGGGATATGCCAGCAGCGAAACCGAAGAGTTGTTGCCGCTTGAGGTAGTATTGTCACGACAATTAAACCAGTACTTGTACAGCCAGTGGGAGTTTGATGGTAAAACTCAAATAACCCTACGCGATAATTCAATTGAATCAGTTGTGGCCAGCTTTCAGAACGCAGCAAGTGCCGAATTAACCGATGCCGTGCAGACATGGCTAAGTACACAGCAACTAGCCGAGTCAGATAAGAAAACAACATTACACATTAATCCTGCTGGCGACTGGCACATGGGCGGTTTTGACGCCGACACTGGTCTAACAGGCCGAAAACTTGTTGTCGATAATTACGGGCCGCGGATACCAATTGGCGGCGGCTGTTTTTCCGGGAAAGACCCTTCGAAAGTCGACCGATCAGCTGCCTACATGGCTCGAAAGATTGCCCGCGACACACTTAAAAAACAAAACGCCAAAGAAGTGTTTTGTTACTTAGCCTATGCGATCGGCTACGACCAGCCGTTGGAGGCAATTGTAATAGTTGATGGTAAACAAAAATTAGTGAGCGGCTACGACTTAAGTCCAAATGGAATAATTTCTAGTTTAGATCTTCGAAAACCTCAGTATGCCACCACAGCCGAATATGGGCACTTTGGGCACAAAGACTTTGCTTGGGAGCAGTAA
- a CDS encoding prenyltransferase: MNKLKQGIDSEELLIISRPLWWIFTAQPFFLIYVILSDAVDLRVIIGTLFLLFPYNLAMYGINDIFDYESDIRNPRKTSVLPKSKHQSLWMWIGLINVPFIGYLFYTGNLQSNLWFGLMLFMVVAYSLNGLRFKEIPLLDSVTSSFHYTSPVMLALLLTNDAATYAPAFIAYFLWAMANHAFGAIQDIKPDREASIKSIATQLEAKRTTSFVLTLYIGAAVISAWFYGMVGLVAAGLICMNIIGVARTVKHTADSTNPIFRNMWNVFIKTNYLAGMIMTIVLIVVKARL; this comes from the coding sequence ATGAATAAACTTAAACAAGGTATAGATTCCGAAGAACTGTTAATAATCTCCCGACCACTGTGGTGGATTTTTACCGCTCAACCATTCTTTTTGATCTACGTCATTCTAAGCGATGCAGTTGACCTCCGAGTAATAATTGGTACATTGTTTTTGTTGTTCCCGTATAACCTAGCCATGTATGGCATTAATGACATATTTGATTATGAATCAGACATTAGAAACCCTCGAAAAACCTCTGTGCTGCCAAAAAGTAAGCACCAAAGCCTATGGATGTGGATTGGCTTAATCAACGTTCCGTTTATTGGCTATTTGTTCTACACGGGGAACCTGCAATCAAACCTGTGGTTCGGGCTAATGCTATTCATGGTCGTGGCCTACAGCTTAAACGGGCTGCGCTTTAAAGAGATCCCACTGCTGGACTCTGTAACCTCAAGTTTTCACTACACCTCACCAGTTATGCTGGCACTACTGTTAACAAACGACGCCGCAACGTATGCACCAGCCTTTATTGCGTACTTTCTTTGGGCGATGGCCAACCACGCTTTTGGGGCAATACAGGACATAAAACCAGATAGGGAAGCGTCGATAAAATCTATCGCTACCCAGCTTGAGGCAAAACGCACAACTAGTTTTGTTTTAACTCTCTATATCGGTGCTGCCGTAATAAGTGCCTGGTTTTATGGAATGGTTGGTTTAGTCGCTGCCGGCTTAATTTGTATGAATATCATCGGGGTTGCCCGTACTGTAAAACATACGGCAGACAGCACCAACCCAATTTTTAGAAACATGTGGAATGTTTTTATAAAAACCAATTACCTCGCCGGCATGATCATGACTATAGTGTTAATTGTTGTTAAGGCGCGGTTATAG
- a CDS encoding alpha/beta fold hydrolase produces MPPQPNMGTLGTKTLLGSSKPQRYATIPRYMTRTLHYEKKGTGPTTILVPGMLGSVRYWDPAVEQLQMQGRSTIALDLLGFGNSPKPRDCLYSAHDHADAIVATLKTINLTQPITVVGQSLSTVILVDVLTQMSGIIDRAVFLSPMLFSADAEAKALIANTTDVPAMFRHGPLAWALCHSLCKISALAKPVYAATGSGSSLPKKVLHDGRLHSWRSYSRSLKNTLIHQDVKKSLAACHIPITLVRGIADSGLDQNFLEYVTTKNENISLQTLVNSGHHPLYESFEETMAYI; encoded by the coding sequence ATGCCACCACAGCCGAATATGGGCACTTTGGGCACAAAGACTTTGCTTGGGAGCAGTAAGCCACAACGGTACGCTACAATACCAAGATATATGACGCGGACACTACATTATGAAAAGAAGGGGACTGGGCCAACGACAATTCTTGTCCCTGGAATGTTGGGGTCGGTTCGCTACTGGGACCCAGCAGTTGAGCAGCTACAAATGCAGGGCAGAAGTACTATAGCGCTTGATTTGCTTGGTTTCGGCAACAGCCCCAAACCGCGAGACTGCCTGTACAGTGCTCACGATCATGCTGATGCAATTGTAGCCACTCTTAAAACTATTAACCTGACTCAGCCGATAACTGTAGTCGGGCAATCACTTTCGACGGTGATACTGGTTGATGTGTTGACGCAAATGAGCGGTATCATTGATCGGGCGGTTTTTTTAAGCCCGATGCTGTTTAGCGCTGACGCCGAGGCTAAGGCATTAATTGCCAATACCACTGATGTGCCGGCGATGTTTCGGCACGGGCCGTTGGCGTGGGCGTTGTGTCATTCTTTGTGTAAAATTTCTGCGCTAGCCAAGCCAGTTTATGCGGCCACCGGTAGTGGCAGTAGTTTACCGAAAAAAGTACTGCATGACGGTCGCTTGCATAGCTGGCGGTCTTACAGCAGAAGCTTAAAAAACACCTTAATTCATCAAGATGTTAAAAAAAGCCTTGCGGCTTGCCATATACCTATCACTTTAGTGCGTGGAATAGCCGACAGTGGGTTAGACCAGAATTTTTTAGAATATGTGACTACTAAAAACGAAAACATTTCGCTGCAGACACTAGTCAATTCTGGCCATCACCCACTATATGAGTCGTTTGAAGAAACAATGGCGTACATTTAA
- the crtI gene encoding phytoene desaturase: MAVPNKAVIIGGGFGGLGSAALLAKAGYDVELFEKNEQLGGRAGQFRVGQDKNGNWKDLDTFNGSHAAGISSSSSKEIFTFDSGPSWYLMPDVFEHFFSLLGENIHDHITLEKLTPSYKVFFKDTGKQATIYSDLSKDLATFEKLEPGSATQLKKYLQKAESQYAIAKDRFMYKNYDSFRDFFTPEMIVQGSKLSVLSNMDRYVSKFFKTDYTKKIMQYPLVFLGASPYNAPAIYNIMSHVDFNQGVYYPQGGMYELTKALVAVATKHGAKLHTNTPITHIRVKDKSVSRIHVGDRVVEADIFINNADMRHTDASLIGPQDATRPLKKWDSMTTAPGALLLYLGVKGQYKNLEHHNLVFSKNWDHNFEQIFDHPTIPDDPSFYVCNPSKTDSTVAPNGYENLFVLVPLPSKLDMQEIKLNEQVYADTILRTMEQEMNLPDLRKNIVYKRLFSNLNFFERFNSQNGSALGFAHTLKQTAIFRPNNQSKAIKNMIYVGANTNPGIGLPTTLISAELMFKRLIGDTSSGPLRPEQIHV; encoded by the coding sequence ATAGCAGTGCCGAATAAAGCTGTAATTATTGGCGGTGGCTTTGGTGGACTTGGCTCTGCCGCATTGCTGGCAAAAGCTGGATACGATGTTGAGTTATTTGAAAAAAATGAACAACTTGGCGGCAGGGCAGGGCAATTTAGAGTCGGCCAAGATAAAAACGGCAACTGGAAAGACCTTGATACTTTCAATGGGTCTCATGCTGCAGGAATAAGCTCATCCAGCAGCAAAGAAATCTTTACCTTCGACTCTGGGCCATCGTGGTATTTAATGCCCGACGTGTTTGAGCATTTTTTTTCGTTACTGGGCGAAAACATTCACGATCACATTACCTTAGAAAAACTAACACCGAGCTACAAAGTGTTTTTTAAAGACACGGGCAAACAGGCGACTATTTATTCTGACCTATCAAAAGACCTGGCAACATTTGAAAAACTCGAACCTGGTTCGGCCACGCAACTTAAAAAATACCTACAAAAAGCCGAATCTCAGTATGCAATCGCCAAGGATAGATTTATGTACAAAAACTACGATAGTTTCCGTGACTTTTTTACGCCAGAAATGATTGTACAGGGCAGCAAACTGAGTGTACTCAGTAATATGGATCGCTATGTGTCTAAGTTTTTCAAGACAGACTACACCAAAAAAATAATGCAGTACCCATTGGTGTTTTTAGGTGCCAGTCCTTACAACGCACCGGCAATCTATAACATTATGAGCCATGTCGACTTCAATCAAGGTGTCTACTACCCACAGGGCGGCATGTATGAGCTCACCAAAGCCCTTGTTGCTGTAGCTACAAAACATGGCGCAAAACTGCACACCAACACGCCCATAACGCACATACGTGTTAAAGATAAATCTGTAAGCCGAATTCATGTAGGCGACAGGGTAGTCGAAGCTGACATATTTATAAATAATGCCGACATGCGCCACACCGATGCCAGCCTAATTGGACCACAAGACGCAACAAGGCCATTAAAAAAATGGGATTCGATGACGACCGCGCCAGGCGCATTGCTACTTTACTTAGGGGTAAAGGGGCAGTATAAAAATCTGGAGCACCATAATTTAGTATTCTCAAAAAACTGGGATCATAATTTTGAACAAATTTTTGACCACCCAACCATTCCAGATGACCCGAGTTTTTATGTTTGTAATCCATCCAAAACAGACTCAACAGTTGCGCCAAACGGCTATGAGAATTTATTTGTATTAGTACCACTGCCAAGTAAGCTAGACATGCAAGAAATAAAACTGAACGAGCAGGTCTATGCCGATACAATACTCAGAACCATGGAGCAAGAAATGAATTTACCAGATCTCAGAAAAAACATTGTCTACAAACGTCTTTTTAGTAATCTTAATTTTTTCGAGAGATTTAATAGTCAAAATGGATCGGCCCTAGGGTTCGCTCACACGCTTAAGCAAACGGCAATATTCCGGCCGAACAACCAAAGCAAAGCAATTAAAAATATGATTTATGTTGGCGCTAATACCAACCCTGGAATTGGCCTGCCGACAACTCTTATTAGTGCCGAACTTATGTTTAAACGCCTTATTGGCGACACTAGCAGTGGGCCGCTGCGTCCGGAGCAGATTCATGTCTAA
- a CDS encoding flavodoxin family protein, translating into MSQFNDLSAVFINCSLKRDGNDSHTQLLMNRAIGIMEAEGVSVETIHALDHTIDTGMIKDGSEFGRTDDWPAIQKKILQADILVLGTPIWLGVKSSVCTQVIERMYAYSGDRNDKGQYVYYGKTAGCVITGNEDGVKHCAMDILYAMSHIGYTIPPQADSGWIGEAGPGGSYGDTEFGDQTFDKPLGYDNDFTNRNTTFMAWNLMHTARMLKDAGGMPAKGNVAEDWQNATNAKDQNPEYR; encoded by the coding sequence ATGTCTCAATTTAACGATCTTAGCGCTGTTTTTATTAATTGCTCACTTAAGCGGGATGGAAACGATTCACATACCCAGCTTTTAATGAACCGAGCTATTGGTATTATGGAGGCCGAAGGCGTATCTGTAGAAACCATTCACGCCCTTGACCACACCATAGACACCGGAATGATAAAAGACGGGAGTGAGTTTGGTCGAACAGACGATTGGCCGGCTATTCAGAAAAAAATCTTACAGGCGGATATTCTTGTACTGGGCACTCCAATTTGGCTTGGCGTAAAGTCGAGTGTTTGTACACAAGTTATTGAACGGATGTATGCCTACAGCGGCGATCGAAACGATAAGGGCCAGTATGTGTATTACGGTAAAACAGCTGGCTGCGTAATTACTGGTAACGAAGACGGCGTAAAGCACTGTGCTATGGACATTCTGTATGCCATGAGCCATATCGGCTACACCATACCGCCACAAGCTGACAGCGGCTGGATTGGTGAGGCTGGGCCTGGCGGTAGTTATGGTGACACAGAGTTCGGCGACCAGACATTTGACAAGCCATTGGGCTATGACAATGACTTTACTAATCGAAACACCACCTTTATGGCCTGGAACCTAATGCACACTGCCCGCATGCTTAAAGATGCTGGTGGTATGCCAGCCAAAGGCAATGTGGCCGAAGACTGGCAGAATGCCACCAATGCTAAGGATCAAAATCCAGAGTATCGCTAA
- a CDS encoding phytoene/squalene synthase family protein, protein MSRYDQAAQDSSYRLIRSFSTSFSSGTRLFRKDIRRHIANIYGFLRVADEIVDTYDGPDKATILEEFKNQTYASIQQQFSPNPALHAFQITARQFNINHELIDPFLASMASDISVPKKLSKKQYNDYIYGSAEVVGLMCLRIFVEGNDSEYKKLQAGAGALGAAFQKINFLRDMAEDNNLLGRYYFPIDSFESFTNKTKFAVIEDIEKDLTIAEPAIDQLPSSAKTGVLLAHALYTALLDKLKSTDAAILKHQRIRIPNKQKARIAARVIRQEKLRLPSTIQR, encoded by the coding sequence ATGAGTCGTTACGACCAAGCTGCTCAAGATTCAAGCTATCGACTTATTCGTTCGTTCAGCACATCGTTTTCGAGCGGTACGCGGCTATTTAGAAAAGACATCCGACGCCACATTGCTAATATTTATGGATTTTTGAGAGTAGCAGATGAAATTGTAGACACCTACGACGGCCCCGATAAAGCTACAATATTAGAAGAATTCAAAAACCAAACATATGCCAGCATTCAGCAACAATTTAGTCCAAACCCAGCCCTGCATGCCTTTCAAATTACTGCTCGCCAATTTAATATAAACCACGAATTAATTGACCCATTTTTAGCCAGTATGGCGTCAGACATTTCCGTACCTAAAAAGCTCAGTAAAAAACAATATAACGACTACATTTATGGTTCGGCTGAAGTGGTCGGATTGATGTGTTTACGTATTTTTGTAGAAGGAAATGACAGCGAATATAAAAAATTACAGGCTGGTGCGGGGGCTTTGGGTGCAGCCTTCCAAAAAATTAACTTCTTGCGCGACATGGCTGAAGACAACAATCTACTCGGGCGATATTATTTTCCAATCGATAGTTTTGAGTCATTTACCAATAAAACAAAATTTGCAGTTATTGAAGATATCGAAAAAGACTTAACTATTGCCGAGCCAGCAATTGACCAACTACCGAGTTCCGCAAAAACTGGAGTACTGTTAGCCCACGCTCTGTACACAGCTCTGTTAGACAAACTTAAATCAACTGATGCAGCAATACTTAAGCATCAAAGAATTAGAATTCCTAATAAGCAAAAAGCACGTATTGCTGCCCGAGTTATCCGTCAAGAAAAGTTACGATTACCCAGTACAATTCAACGATAA